The genomic window ATTAGTGCTTGCTGTACCGGCGATGTCTGGACAGTCAGCCGCTGGCGTTGCGGCGTCCGTAGGCAGCGAAGACTCGACGCACCAGCTCCTGTCCGGTTTCCagttcttcttcttgtgccTGGTCGTGATGGCGTCGTACTACATATCGTTACACATCTCCGTCCATGCGGTGGGCGAatcgacagcgccgctgagCGCACCCATCGCCGCAGCCTCAAGTCTCTTTTATGATGTTGGCAACACTATCCTAAGGAAGATCAACCGCCGTCGCAACCGCACGCAGGTCGGCGCCGTCTCCTACGAGGATGAGGCCGATGATGCCAACGATATTTTTTCAGTGAATCAACCAGGTGCAGGTGTGCAGTAGTGTGTTTCTCGTgcgcccactgccgcctATGTGGCTGTGATTTCGTGTTCCTCCTCCGTTGTGTTCCCCACGTATTATGGGCAGATCTTCCGTGTAGGCGAGTCGGCGCATGTACACTTGCACGAGATACCCACACGTGTCTGtgtcgaggagggggaggttgCCTGCTCTACTACCTATGGGCTCTTTTCCTGTCTTggtcctccccccttccttgcTCTTGTTTTGCTGTGTAGTAGTCAGCGTGCGTGAGCGTCTTCCCCATCTGCACCCGCGcaccttgtgtgtgtgcatgtctctctctttgtgcttgtgtctgtgtacTACCAtggccctcttctccccctctctcgcagGTATGCTTCGATGTGTGCTGTACGCATTCTGATGCTTTATCTCAGCACCTTCCGACGCTGCTTTGTTTCTTTGCCAGCCTAAACgcacgcggcgccgcctctgaTTGGCGTATGAGGAGTCATCCCTcagaggcgggggggggggcgaacagcagcaacagagaaagaacCTTACGCTCTTCTACCCGTGTGGTGGATCCTCCCCGTTCTCTATCGTTGCGAGTGACTTTATGGGCGAGCCTCGCACTTCTCAGGAGGGGATAGGGTGTGCTCTTGTTCTTAAAGGAGTGCAGTGGGCTGCGCAAGCTAGGCGTACTGTGTCTGCAGCGATTTATTTACGAGTAAGTTCAccctgccccccctctctctttctctcccccgcaCCCTCTTTTTCACCGCATCTCTTGCCTTTCTCACTTCTAACTCCTTTACCACAACTCCAACTAGTGAGTGAGTTAATCAGCGACGCTTAGCTGTTCCCCGCTCTCCCctgcgcaggcacacgcgccagATGAGCGAATCTCTGCTGCGTCGAAGC from Leishmania panamensis strain MHOM/PA/94/PSC-1 chromosome 32 sequence includes these protein-coding regions:
- a CDS encoding hypothetical protein (TriTrypDB/GeneDB-style sysID: LpmP.32.3740); its protein translation is MSGQSAAGVAASVGSEDSTHQLLSGFQFFFLCLVVMASYYISLHISVHAVGESTAPLSAPIAAASSLFYDVGNTILRKINRRRNRTQVGAVSYEDEADDANDIFSVNQPGAGVQ